The following coding sequences are from one Leishmania donovani BPK282A1 complete genome, chromosome 3 window:
- a CDS encoding phosphate-Repressible Phosphate Permease-like protein gives MIHPYLWIAVVGGFVGFLVACGNGANDLANAFGTSYGSRVLTMLQIVVIAAVCEFSGAVGLGSEVATTMSSGIAKLSTFEDDPYVLMYGFLCTLGATFIWLLVATLANLPVSSHHAVAGGIIGFALVYGGGDAVVWAGRKQAFPYVSGFVPIVVSWFISPLLAGLAAAVLYSMARFLILERTFAVRLAPYLMPVIVLIVFFLEFIFIFLNAASNRLSWSSGHAAWMAIAVAASVAVLSLGLIPVMKRRIESIRVSGEKCGAEEGCDAVEAMRMKMMGARVSSIRTFQTRRQAGEYLMAEKQRRKEREAPANVVKTEPTEEGSNEAEDARAAKKLGLASRLVYGAVVRDESSDVDSPFDENANGAQGGSDEVDAVHVTAIDPKFNYLKYDESGVRMFDPRAEYMFRMLQVVTAACTSLAHGSNDVSNAIGPYAAIYQVYRTGNVASAANVEVWLLCLGGAGIVVGLATFGLPIMRLLGEKLAVLTPVRGCAAEVATALVVSLASTYGIPVSSTHCITGAVLAISMVDVGFRRVRWALVLKMYVGWVFTLIVTAIISAFFFAQGITAPVPRGSR, from the coding sequence ATGATCCACCCGTATCTGTGGATCGCCGTCGTGGGCGGCTTCGTGGGCTTCCTCGTGGCgtgcggcaacggcgccaaCGACCTCGCCAACGCCTTCGGCACCAGCTACGGCTCGCGCGTTCTCACGATGCTGCAgatcgtcgtcatcgccgccgtctgtGAGTTCTCCGGGGCCGTCGGGCTCGGTAGCGAAGTGGCTACCACCATGtccagcggcatcgccaaGCTGTCCACCTTCGAGGACGACCCCTACGTGCTCATGTACGGATTTCTCTGCACGCTCGGCGCGACTTTCATCTGGCTCCTGGTCGCCACGCTCGCCAACCTGCCCGTGTCGTCGcaccacgccgtcgccggcggcatcATCGGCTTCGCGCTGGtgtacggcggcggcgacgcggttGTGTGGGCCGGCCGCAAGCAAGCCTTCCCCTACGTCTCCGGCTTCGTGCCCATTGTCGTCTCGTGGTTCATCTCGCCCCTGCTGgccggcctcgccgccgccgtcttaTACAGCATGGCCCGCTTCCTGATCCTCGAGCGCACCTTCGCCGTCCGCCTCGCGCCCTACCTCATGCCCGTCATCGTGCTCATCGTCTTCTTCCTCGAGTTCATCTTCATCTTCCTCAACGCTGCGAGTAACCGACTGTCGTGGTCGTCCGGGCACGCCGCTTGGATGGCGATCGCCGTGGCCGCCagcgtggcggtgctgtcgctggGGCTGATCCCTGTGATGAAGCGCCGCATCGAGTCCATTCGCGTCTCTGGTGAGAAGTgcggcgcggaggagggctgcgatgccgtggaggcgatgcgTATGAAGATGAtgggtgcgcgcgtgtcgaGCATCCGCACCTTCCAGACAAGGAGGCAGGCGGGCGAGTACCTCatggcggagaagcagcgccgcaaggAGCGCGAGGCGCCGGCCAACGTTGTGAAGACCGAGCCCACCGAAGAGGGCAGCAACGAGGCTGaggacgcacgcgcagcgaaGAAGCTTGGTCTTGCGTCACGCCTGGTGtacggcgccgtcgtgcgcgaCGAATCCTCGGATGTGGATAGCCCCTTCGACGAGAACGCCAACGGCGCGCAGGGCGGTAGCGACGAGGTCGATGCGGTCCACGTGACCGCGATTGATCCGAAATTCAACTACCTGAAGTACGACGAGAGCGGCGTGCGCATGTTCGACCCGCGCGCCGAGTACATGTTCCGCATGCTGCAGGTCGTCACTGCCGCCTGCACGTCGCTGGCGCACGGCTCCAACGATGTCAGCAACGCCATCGGCCCCTACGCTGCCATCTACCAGGTGTATAGAACCGGCAAcgtggcgagcgcggcgaaCGTTGAGGTGTGGCTGTTGTGtctcggcggtgctggcatCGTGGTCGGGCTGGCCACCTTCGGGCTGCCCATCATGCGGTTGCTGGGCGAGAAActggcggtgctgacgccggtgcgcggctgcgcagctgaGGTGGCTACGGCGCTCGTCGTGTCGCTGGCGTCCACCTACGGCATCCCTGTATCATCCACGCACTGCATCACTGGCGCCGTGTTGGCCATCTCCATGGTCGACGTCGGCTTCCGCCGTGTGCGTTGGGCTCTGGTGCTGAAGATGTACGTCGGCTGGGTCTTCACGCTGATCGTCACCGCCATCATTTCCGCCTTCTTCTTCGCGCAGGGCATCACCGCACCGGTGCCGCGTGGCAGCCGCTAA